In one window of Candidatus Binatia bacterium DNA:
- a CDS encoding GNAT family N-acetyltransferase, whose product MKLRTIPEKAYARDVLPLTAPLWAGRRSFEQYVAQTHELATSAYGRRHYRTVGLYDGRRLVASFKRYERAMRDGSRVLRAIGFGAVFTPGELRGRGYASFMLASALDAGRNDGYDVAYLFSDIRPEFYAAVGFCSLWSRNLTLRADALPSARLQVTSLERADIAAVRRCFERAEQRRGSAFLRDEALWRWIATRIAHGSEHRLGHATNLAVRRGRSVCAYVFGARVPERDAYVFDEFGFSDDTGAAILPALLRAAAGDLRRVVGWLPPDGARQALPKGTTRKRNGATLMMAPLSGSGERLIETLSCSANADFPWATDHV is encoded by the coding sequence GTGAAGCTGCGCACGATTCCCGAGAAGGCGTACGCGCGCGACGTGCTGCCGCTCACCGCGCCGCTATGGGCGGGGCGCCGGAGCTTCGAACAATACGTCGCGCAGACGCACGAGCTCGCGACGAGCGCGTACGGCCGGCGCCACTATCGAACGGTCGGCCTCTACGACGGACGCCGGCTAGTCGCGTCGTTCAAGCGCTACGAGCGTGCGATGCGCGACGGGTCGCGCGTCTTGCGCGCCATCGGCTTCGGCGCGGTGTTTACGCCAGGTGAGCTCCGCGGGCGCGGGTATGCGAGCTTCATGCTCGCGTCCGCCCTCGACGCCGGGCGCAACGACGGCTACGACGTCGCGTACCTCTTCTCCGATATCCGTCCGGAATTCTATGCGGCGGTAGGCTTCTGCTCGCTGTGGTCGCGCAACCTGACGCTGCGGGCGGACGCTTTGCCCTCCGCGCGCCTGCAGGTCACTTCGCTCGAGCGCGCCGACATCGCCGCCGTACGGCGCTGCTTCGAGCGCGCCGAGCAGCGACGCGGCAGCGCTTTCCTACGCGACGAAGCGCTGTGGCGCTGGATCGCGACGCGCATTGCCCACGGCTCCGAACACCGGCTCGGCCACGCGACGAATCTCGCGGTGCGGCGCGGGCGCAGCGTCTGCGCGTACGTGTTCGGCGCGCGCGTGCCGGAGCGCGACGCCTACGTGTTCGACGAGTTCGGCTTCTCCGACGACACGGGGGCTGCGATCCTCCCCGCGTTGCTCCGCGCGGCGGCCGGCGACCTGCGGCGCGTCGTCGGATGGCTTCCGCCCGACGGTGCGCGCCAAGCGTTGCCGAAAGGCACGACGCGCAAGCGCAACGGGGCGACGCTGATGATGGCTCCGCTGAGCGGAAGCGGCGAGCGCCTGATCGAGACGCTTTCGTGTAGCGCAAACGCAGACTTCCCCTGGGCGACCGATCACGTCTGA
- the fxsT gene encoding FxSxx-COOH system tetratricopeptide repeat protein — MSENSAQALFLSRTGADADVAAVVGEILGEAGYAVLVTDVHSALAEGARVVALLSPDYLRSDRCQAEWQNAIARDPLNIKSRLILLRVAECEPPGLLSGLAYWDIVPVRDNRPLLRDIVLDSVREERRESAPAGPYWRAPRTIVDGEAIRPVSSFSGREAELTALERALTRDRGIAALCGLGGLGKSSLAREYAWRNRDAYSVIWWLNAQTEDALVEGLLRLGAIFVRGLDRHADRRAAAHQVVRTVLGSLSKPALLIFDNLEDERILRAWRPRAGACVLVTSRNTSWSADVTPIALNVWPLDVAAEFVRSESARADLTGDDARAIAETLGGLPLALAHAAAALRGRRMVSAQRYLQRVNDYLKNAPQHSEYPQSVFATFSTAIAQAEHEVAGAADLLCFAAAFAPDAIPSELFEQPADRYPHALQPLVTDELRRNEALGVLDRLSLLAYAPASQSHSIHRLVQLAARDVASSEGGAWTRYAAAAAELALPEPTLETWPHCERLLPHARAALSALGDDAFLPAARLSLRCGIYLRQRGEYGGAEALLLPALTTLERLLGPQNADVAAALHELAIVYTHEGRHAEAEPLITSALAIREAVLGPEHRAVATTLSDIATVCHRLGRYEEEEPLYLRALAIQERLLGTDHPEVAATVSDLAYFYDWRGRYAESERLQLRALAIREKALGPDHPDVALSLNNLGKIYYRQERYEEVVLLIERALAIMEKAVGTNHPDVGHVLNNLALLHLRLGRYEEARTLLERALRLREKALGLDHQDVAVALNSLAQVNEAQARFEEAEALRTRDVRIREKVYGLDHAEVAAAVSDLAALYEAQQRFKEAESLYARTLSIRERTLGPDHPNLIAARKSIANLRARVAYRSST, encoded by the coding sequence ATGAGCGAAAATTCGGCGCAGGCGCTCTTCCTCAGCCGGACGGGCGCCGACGCCGACGTTGCCGCCGTCGTCGGCGAGATACTGGGCGAGGCGGGCTACGCGGTGCTCGTGACAGACGTGCACTCGGCGCTCGCCGAGGGCGCGCGCGTCGTGGCGCTGCTTTCGCCCGATTATCTGCGCAGCGATCGCTGCCAGGCGGAATGGCAGAACGCGATCGCCCGCGATCCGCTCAACATCAAGTCACGGCTGATTTTGTTGCGCGTTGCCGAGTGTGAGCCGCCCGGGCTGCTCAGCGGCCTCGCGTATTGGGATATTGTCCCCGTGCGCGATAACCGTCCCTTACTGCGAGACATCGTGCTCGACTCTGTGCGCGAGGAGCGGCGCGAATCCGCGCCGGCGGGGCCCTATTGGCGCGCTCCGCGCACGATCGTCGACGGCGAGGCGATCCGCCCCGTTTCGAGCTTCAGCGGACGCGAGGCGGAGCTGACCGCTCTCGAGCGCGCACTCACGAGGGACCGCGGCATCGCCGCGCTCTGCGGCCTGGGAGGACTCGGCAAGTCTTCGCTCGCGCGCGAGTACGCGTGGCGCAATCGCGACGCGTACTCGGTCATCTGGTGGCTCAACGCGCAGACGGAGGACGCGCTGGTCGAGGGCCTGCTGCGCCTGGGCGCGATCTTCGTCCGCGGGCTCGACCGGCACGCGGATCGCCGCGCGGCGGCGCATCAGGTAGTGCGCACCGTGCTCGGCAGCCTCTCCAAGCCCGCACTCTTGATCTTCGACAACCTCGAAGACGAGCGTATCCTGCGCGCGTGGCGGCCGCGCGCCGGCGCGTGCGTGCTCGTGACGTCGCGCAACACGTCGTGGAGTGCCGACGTGACCCCGATCGCGCTGAACGTGTGGCCGCTCGACGTCGCGGCCGAATTCGTGCGCAGCGAGAGCGCGCGCGCCGACCTTACCGGCGACGACGCGCGAGCCATCGCCGAAACCCTCGGCGGGCTCCCTCTCGCGCTGGCGCACGCCGCCGCGGCACTGCGCGGCAGACGCATGGTGTCGGCACAGCGCTACCTGCAGCGCGTCAACGATTATCTCAAGAACGCGCCGCAGCACTCCGAATATCCGCAGTCGGTCTTCGCGACGTTCAGCACTGCGATCGCCCAGGCGGAGCACGAGGTGGCCGGCGCCGCGGACCTGTTGTGCTTCGCCGCGGCGTTCGCCCCCGACGCGATTCCGAGCGAGCTCTTCGAGCAGCCCGCGGACCGCTATCCGCATGCGCTGCAACCGCTCGTCACCGACGAACTGCGCCGCAACGAGGCGCTGGGTGTGCTGGACCGCCTCTCGCTGCTCGCGTACGCGCCGGCGTCGCAGTCGCATAGCATTCACCGGCTCGTGCAGCTCGCCGCGCGCGACGTCGCTTCCAGCGAGGGGGGCGCATGGACGCGTTACGCGGCGGCGGCCGCCGAGTTGGCCTTACCGGAACCGACGCTGGAGACGTGGCCGCACTGCGAACGACTGCTGCCGCACGCGCGCGCAGCGCTGAGCGCGCTTGGCGATGATGCATTTCTTCCGGCGGCGCGGCTGTCGTTACGCTGTGGCATCTACTTGCGGCAGCGCGGCGAATACGGCGGGGCCGAGGCGCTGCTGCTGCCCGCCCTCACGACGCTCGAGAGGCTGCTCGGCCCTCAGAATGCCGACGTGGCGGCAGCGTTGCACGAGCTCGCGATCGTCTACACTCATGAGGGCCGCCATGCAGAGGCGGAGCCGCTAATCACGAGCGCCCTGGCGATACGCGAGGCCGTGCTCGGACCGGAGCATCGTGCCGTCGCGACAACCCTCAGCGACATCGCGACGGTGTGTCACCGGCTCGGCCGCTACGAGGAAGAGGAGCCGCTCTATCTGCGTGCGCTGGCGATTCAAGAGAGGCTGCTCGGCACCGACCATCCCGAGGTCGCCGCGACCGTGAGCGATCTCGCTTATTTTTACGACTGGCGTGGCCGGTACGCAGAGTCCGAAAGGCTGCAGCTGCGCGCCCTAGCGATTCGCGAGAAGGCGCTGGGGCCGGATCATCCCGATGTCGCGCTCAGCCTCAACAACCTCGGAAAAATTTACTACCGGCAAGAGCGGTACGAGGAGGTCGTGCTGCTGATCGAGCGCGCGCTCGCGATCATGGAGAAGGCGGTGGGCACGAATCATCCCGACGTCGGTCACGTGCTTAACAACCTCGCGCTCCTGCACTTGCGCCTTGGGCGCTACGAAGAGGCGCGCACACTGCTCGAGCGTGCACTGCGCCTCCGCGAAAAAGCCCTGGGCCTAGACCACCAGGACGTCGCGGTGGCGCTCAACAGCCTCGCGCAGGTGAACGAGGCGCAAGCGCGATTCGAAGAGGCGGAGGCACTGCGAACACGCGACGTGCGGATCCGCGAAAAAGTCTACGGGCTCGACCACGCGGAGGTCGCGGCGGCGGTGAGCGACCTGGCGGCGTTGTACGAGGCTCAGCAGCGATTTAAGGAGGCCGAGTCGCTCTACGCGCGGACCCTTTCAATTCGCGAGAGAACGCTCGGCCCAGACCATCCAAACCTCATTGCCGCCCGCAAGAGCATCGCGAACCTGCGCGCGCGCGTGGCTTACCGCTCGAGCACCTGA